Proteins from one Scleropages formosus chromosome 14, fSclFor1.1, whole genome shotgun sequence genomic window:
- the LOC108920004 gene encoding cell surface glycoprotein CD200 receptor 1-A-like — translation MIYSATLLEKREEYFDLNSTVNLSCTNKKLSVVYVMWNININNSKCIIASNTAKEEDTCNDGKVLHNITNGEVYLHIPRFTKKDEGLYHCEIASKEGSHSTEIKVYARASLNISTRLDADHRVAVCSATGAPPGVSISWRTSWNSTGNQNCTPNPDGTFDMESRVSLPDGVNETDLECIVTHPDWNKNHTEILHVPSLLRILFSGPYQHLWQWIIISVCSICFLTGVLTGLYIIRKHLSKIRNCCKFRFSPPPPPPSPHATMKDVEELEPYASYVQRINSIYNSSAELCNV, via the exons ATGATCTATTCTGCTACACTTCTAGAGAAAAGGGAGGAGTATTTTGACTTGAACAGCACTGTGAATTTGTCCTGCACCAATAAGAAGTTGTCAGTTGTGTACGTAATGTGGAACATTAACATCAATAATTCCAAATGCATAATAGCATCTAATACTGCAAAAGAAGAAGACACTTGTAACGATGGAAAAGTTCTTCACAACATTACTAATGGTGAAGTCTACCTTCACATTCCTcgctttacaaaaaaagatgAAGGACTTTATCACTGTGAAATAGCATCCAAAGAAGGAAGTCACTCCACAGAAATCAAAGTGTACGCTAGAG CCTCCCTAAACATATCCACCAGGCTGGATGCAGACCACAGGGTCGCTGTGTGTTCAGCCACAGGAGCTCCTCCAGGTGTCTCCATCTCATGGAGGACATCATGGAACTCAACCGGTAACCAGAACTGCACACCAAACCCAGATGGCACCTTCGACATGGAGAGCCGTGTCAGCCTGCCTGATGGTGTCAATGAAACTGACCTGGAGTGTATCGTCACACATCCTGACTGGAACAAGAACCACACTGAGATACTTCATGTTCCTTCTTTGCTCA GAATACTCTTTTCAGGACCATACCAACATCTCTGGCAGTGGATAATAATATCTGTGTGCTCCATCTGCTTTTTAACGGGAGTACTGACTGGACTCTACATCATAAGGAAGCATCTCAGTAAAATAAG GAACTGTTGTAAATTCAggttttcccctcctcctcctcctccttctcctcatgCTACAATGAAG GACGTGGAAGAACTGGAACCCTACGCCAGCTACGTGCAGCGAATCAACTCCATCTACAACTCCTCTGCTGAGCTCTGCAACGTGTAG